One window of Gloeothece citriformis PCC 7424 genomic DNA carries:
- a CDS encoding Nif11-like leader peptide family natural product precursor: MSLQNVEAFYQRMTTDPEFSNQVQQAKTSEERIKVIRNEGYYFTQEEFDEYTDKFLMSKFEEGELVDLSERELDAVLGGLKGSFPKAIALYGIPPYLY; encoded by the coding sequence ATGTCTTTACAGAATGTTGAAGCTTTTTATCAGCGAATGACAACCGACCCAGAATTTAGCAACCAAGTTCAACAAGCCAAAACTTCAGAAGAAAGAATCAAAGTGATTCGCAATGAAGGTTATTATTTTACTCAAGAAGAATTTGATGAATATACAGATAAATTCTTGATGTCAAAATTTGAGGAAGGAGAACTTGTTGATCTCAGTGAGCGAGAATTAGATGCTGTTCTGGGAGGATTAAAAGGTTCATTTCCAAAAGCTATAGCATTATACGGTATTCCTCCTTACCTTTATTAA
- a CDS encoding tetratricopeptide repeat protein: protein MNYNTVNNPSLSEIGSFYPLKREKNRFILVGSEENLQLSVRQKAKQGDYSGAIALLDQLIKWYPQNALVYNNRGLLYFWKGQNFQAIKDYNQAIKLNEKLDKAYNNRANCYVSQGNWAAALTDYETAIDLNPANIKAWMNQGITLRELGLYDLALDNFDWALMISHRFQGRLYAERGYTYHLRGDWNCAIADYHRALSVLPLTDNYLPYRQKVEGWLSELLTYSGVR, encoded by the coding sequence ATGAACTATAACACTGTTAATAATCCATCCTTGTCTGAAATCGGCTCTTTTTACCCCTTAAAAAGAGAAAAAAATCGGTTCATTTTAGTGGGATCTGAGGAAAATTTACAACTTTCGGTTCGACAAAAGGCTAAACAAGGAGATTATTCAGGAGCGATCGCTTTACTCGATCAACTCATTAAATGGTATCCTCAAAATGCCTTAGTCTATAATAACCGAGGTTTATTGTATTTTTGGAAAGGTCAAAATTTTCAAGCCATTAAAGATTATAATCAAGCTATTAAATTAAACGAAAAATTAGATAAAGCCTACAATAACCGAGCTAATTGTTATGTGAGTCAAGGCAATTGGGCGGCGGCTTTAACTGATTATGAAACCGCTATAGATTTAAATCCAGCTAATATTAAAGCTTGGATGAATCAAGGCATTACTCTACGAGAATTGGGTTTATATGATTTAGCTTTAGATAATTTTGATTGGGCTTTAATGATTAGTCATCGGTTTCAAGGAAGACTCTATGCTGAACGGGGTTATACTTATCATCTGCGAGGAGATTGGAATTGTGCGATCGCTGACTATCACAGGGCTTTATCTGTCCTCCCTCTAACCGATAACTATTTACCTTATCGACAAAAAGTCGAAGGCTGGTTAAGTGAATTACTGACTTATTCAGGAGTCAGATAA
- the hisB gene encoding imidazoleglycerol-phosphate dehydratase HisB has protein sequence MQTLNRQIPSFENRIATVSRTTKETDVQVTLNLDGQGKCSAATGIPFLDHMLDQIASHGLIDLDVRATGDINIDDHHTNEDVGITLGQALLKALGDRKGIVRFGHFVAPLDEALIQVALDFSGRPHLSYGLQIPTQRVGTYDTQLVREFFVALVNHSQMTLHIRHLDGINSHHIIEATFKAFARAMRMAIEIDPRRSDAIPSSKGVL, from the coding sequence ATGCAAACTCTTAACCGGCAAATTCCCTCATTTGAAAACCGAATCGCTACAGTAAGCCGCACTACCAAAGAAACCGATGTTCAAGTCACGCTTAATTTAGATGGACAGGGAAAATGTAGCGCAGCGACAGGCATTCCCTTTTTAGATCATATGCTCGATCAAATCGCCTCTCATGGGTTAATAGACTTAGACGTTCGGGCGACGGGAGATATAAACATTGACGATCATCATACGAATGAAGATGTGGGTATTACGTTAGGACAGGCACTTTTAAAAGCATTGGGCGATCGCAAAGGAATTGTCCGTTTTGGTCATTTTGTCGCGCCGTTAGATGAAGCTTTGATACAAGTGGCCTTAGATTTTTCTGGACGGCCTCATTTAAGTTACGGGTTACAAATTCCCACACAACGAGTAGGGACTTATGACACTCAATTAGTGAGAGAATTTTTTGTTGCCTTAGTGAATCATAGTCAAATGACGTTACATATACGGCACTTAGACGGGATTAATTCTCATCATATTATAGAAGCGACTTTTAAAGCCTTTGCTAGGGCGATGAGGATGGCTATAGAGATAGATCCTCGTCGCAGTGATGCTATTCCAAGTTCTAAAGGCGTTTTGTAA
- a CDS encoding inositol monophosphatase family protein, whose protein sequence is MSTHLHPLDQDINLAEQLADISGEIIRRYFRQPHLRAETKLGQVSSIVTIADQQAEEAMVKMILTHAPDDGIIREEGENIPSRSGRYWVLDPIDGTSSFVKGLPIFGTLIGLVDLEQNLPLLGVVNQPILQQRWLGIRGKPTYYNHQPVVNPYANDDQSKLEDACLTSTTPLMFITDRQQQIAKKLQQICVRTAFGGDCYNYVALASGWCAMPMIILEADLNFYDFCAIIPIIQGAGGIITDWSGNTLVPQSTEVIACSTSSLWEQALQEIESI, encoded by the coding sequence ATGTCTACCCACTTACACCCCTTAGACCAAGATATTAACTTAGCTGAACAATTAGCGGATATTTCTGGGGAAATTATTCGACGCTATTTTAGACAACCTCATCTAAGGGCAGAAACTAAACTCGGACAAGTTTCTTCTATTGTAACGATCGCCGATCAACAAGCAGAAGAAGCGATGGTTAAAATGATTTTAACTCATGCCCCAGACGATGGCATCATTCGAGAAGAAGGGGAAAATATTCCCTCTCGTAGTGGTCGATATTGGGTACTTGATCCCATTGATGGGACTTCTTCTTTTGTCAAAGGATTACCGATTTTTGGAACATTAATCGGTTTAGTGGATCTAGAGCAAAATCTCCCTTTACTAGGGGTAGTTAATCAACCTATCTTACAACAAAGATGGCTCGGAATACGAGGAAAACCCACTTATTATAATCATCAACCGGTGGTTAATCCCTACGCTAATGATGACCAAAGCAAGCTAGAAGACGCTTGTCTAACTTCAACCACTCCTCTAATGTTTATCACGGATAGACAACAACAAATCGCCAAAAAGTTACAACAAATTTGTGTGCGGACAGCTTTCGGCGGTGATTGTTATAATTATGTCGCTTTAGCGTCGGGATGGTGCGCTATGCCGATGATTATCCTAGAAGCGGATTTAAACTTTTATGATTTTTGTGCTATTATTCCCATTATTCAAGGAGCAGGAGGCATCATCACCGATTGGTCAGGAAATACATTAGTTCCTCAATCCACTGAAGTCATTGCCTGTTCTACTTCATCTTTATGGGAACAAGCTTTACAAGAGATTGAAAGTATTTAA
- a CDS encoding chemotaxis protein CheB — translation MNTINAQEGDEFPRHFPDTQFDIIAMAASAGGLKALSEVLSHLPSNFPAAIVIVQHLDPSSRSFMSQILTRRTTLEVKQAEEGDTLEPGSIYIAPPNYHVLVNSNGTLSLTQSKLVHFVRPSADLLFDSVAKSYKNRAIAVILSGTGKDGSVGIKTIQEMEGVVIVQDEKTSEYFGMPDAAIKTGKVDYIVPLDEIASLLLTLVTENDPKMR, via the coding sequence GTGAATACAATTAACGCCCAAGAGGGTGATGAATTCCCTCGACATTTTCCCGATACTCAGTTTGACATTATTGCTATGGCTGCCTCAGCCGGCGGATTAAAGGCGTTATCAGAAGTTTTGTCTCACCTGCCCTCTAATTTTCCCGCAGCGATTGTCATTGTACAGCATCTAGACCCTAGCTCTCGGTCTTTCATGTCACAAATCCTAACTCGACGGACGACTTTAGAGGTAAAACAAGCAGAAGAAGGAGACACTCTAGAACCGGGTTCTATCTACATCGCCCCCCCGAATTATCATGTCTTGGTAAACTCTAATGGGACTTTATCCTTAACTCAATCGAAATTAGTGCATTTTGTCCGTCCGTCTGCGGATTTACTGTTTGATTCTGTGGCCAAAAGTTATAAAAATAGAGCGATCGCTGTTATTCTTAGCGGAACGGGTAAAGATGGTTCTGTAGGCATTAAAACGATTCAAGAGATGGAAGGAGTCGTTATCGTTCAGGATGAAAAAACCTCAGAATATTTTGGAATGCCTGATGCGGCAATTAAAACCGGCAAAGTAGATTACATTGTCCCTTTAGATGAAATTGCCTCTTTACTCCTCACGTTAGTTACCGAAAATGACCCAAAAATGAGATGA
- a CDS encoding CheR family methyltransferase, translating into MTTSENDPVFESLLEFLRQSRGFDFTGYKRSSLQRRVRKQMQSHNIDNFGDYLDYLQVHPEEFLPLFNTILINVTGFYRDLNAWQYLQRQVINRNFDLESDRKPIRVWSAGCASGEEAYTLAMILADSLGIEKFRQRVKIYATDLDEEALSQARHASYSDKDLNSFPQELRDRFFEQVGNLYVFRPDLRRAVIFGRHDLVQDAPISRLDLLVCRNTLMYFNAETQGKILQRFHFALKNSGILFLGKAEMLLTHTNLFTPINLQHRIFRPVPKNNRQRTVTLVPLIDDEMDNAIERYSRVREIAFDSVSLAQLIIDLNGNLILANTPARTLFNINLLDLGRPLQDLEISYRPLELRSYLDEIYRTRSNIVVNDVVRNLRDNTTQYLDVQFNLLEDNNGEMLGVSITFTDVTRYHELQEELQRANQELETANEELQSSNEELETTNEELQSTNEELETTNEELQSTNEELETMNEELQSTNEELQTINDELRQRTSELNQANAFLNSILTSLQAGVVVVNGQFNILTWNEEAENMWGLRADEVQEQSILSLDIGLPVEQLREPIRNCLTGTTNSQEITLEAVNRRGKRIQCRISLNPLISHERERQGVILLMEEVEILDQ; encoded by the coding sequence ATGACAACATCAGAAAATGATCCTGTATTTGAATCTTTATTAGAATTTTTGAGACAATCGAGGGGTTTTGATTTTACGGGATACAAACGTTCAAGCCTTCAGCGCCGAGTCCGCAAACAAATGCAGTCCCATAATATTGATAACTTTGGGGATTATTTAGATTACTTACAAGTTCATCCCGAAGAATTTCTGCCTCTGTTCAATACAATTTTAATTAATGTCACTGGTTTTTATCGAGATCTCAATGCTTGGCAATATCTTCAACGTCAAGTCATTAATCGTAATTTTGACCTAGAATCAGACAGAAAACCGATTAGGGTTTGGAGTGCCGGCTGTGCTTCTGGAGAGGAAGCTTACACCTTGGCCATGATTTTGGCAGATAGCCTAGGCATAGAAAAATTTCGTCAACGGGTGAAAATCTACGCCACCGATTTAGACGAAGAAGCTTTAAGTCAGGCGCGTCATGCCAGTTATAGTGATAAAGACCTTAACTCCTTTCCCCAAGAATTGCGCGATCGATTTTTTGAGCAAGTGGGGAATTTATACGTTTTTCGTCCTGACTTGCGCCGGGCGGTTATTTTTGGTCGTCACGACTTAGTCCAGGATGCTCCCATTTCTCGCCTTGACTTATTGGTGTGTCGTAACACTTTAATGTATTTTAATGCCGAAACTCAAGGTAAAATCCTGCAACGGTTTCATTTTGCCCTCAAAAATAGCGGAATTTTATTTTTAGGTAAAGCGGAAATGTTGCTCACTCATACTAATCTTTTTACTCCCATTAATTTACAACATCGAATTTTTCGCCCAGTGCCTAAAAACAATCGACAGCGAACCGTAACCCTTGTTCCATTAATCGACGACGAGATGGATAATGCTATAGAACGTTATAGCCGTGTAAGAGAAATTGCCTTTGATTCTGTTTCTTTAGCACAGCTTATCATTGATCTCAATGGGAATTTAATTCTGGCTAATACTCCCGCCAGAACCCTATTTAATATTAATCTTTTAGATTTAGGTCGTCCTCTCCAAGATTTAGAAATCTCTTACCGTCCTCTAGAGTTGCGTTCTTACCTTGACGAAATTTACCGAACTCGTTCTAATATTGTGGTTAATGATGTGGTTCGCAATTTGCGGGACAATACGACTCAGTATCTCGATGTTCAGTTTAATCTGTTGGAAGATAATAACGGAGAAATGTTAGGGGTTAGTATTACCTTTACTGATGTTACCCGCTATCACGAACTCCAAGAAGAACTACAACGGGCTAATCAAGAATTAGAAACCGCTAACGAAGAGTTACAATCGTCTAATGAGGAATTAGAAACCACTAACGAAGAACTTCAATCCACTAATGAGGAATTAGAAACCACTAACGAAGAACTTCAATCCACCAATGAAGAACTAGAGACAATGAACGAAGAACTTCAGTCAACGAATGAAGAACTTCAAACCATTAATGATGAATTGCGCCAACGAACCAGCGAATTGAATCAAGCTAATGCTTTTTTAAATTCTATTCTCACCAGTTTACAAGCCGGAGTAGTTGTAGTGAATGGACAATTTAATATCTTAACCTGGAATGAAGAAGCGGAAAATATGTGGGGGTTAAGGGCTGATGAAGTTCAGGAGCAATCTATCTTAAGCTTAGATATAGGATTACCCGTCGAACAACTGCGAGAACCCATTCGCAATTGTCTTACGGGAACAACAAACAGCCAAGAAATAACCCTAGAGGCGGTTAACCGTCGCGGAAAAAGAATACAATGTCGTATTAGTTTAAATCCGCTTATTAGTCATGAAAGAGAACGTCAAGGGGTGATACTCCTGATGGAGGAAGTGGAAATATTAGACCAATAG
- a CDS encoding PAS domain-containing hybrid sensor histidine kinase/response regulator, producing MDIKNFEQQIQKAHYRWQNLQKSAEESSEPSTHWQTEIITELSIALEELRVATEELHEQNEQLDIAREEAEEVRQHYQDLFEFAPDGYIVTDEKGVIQEANEVASQLLNVQKKYLFNKPIDIFVARIDQDIFNNHWSKIQKTLNNLGNYQPQKFIKSWEMILQPRHQDPFPVAVSVSVSVNIKGEIIKLRWLLRDLTQQKKTQEQLSEQAALLNVVSDAIIVYNLHDQIVFWNRSAQDLYGWTAQEIEGKNISLILSADSQQKLAQIYQSLFKQGEWKGELNQIKRTGKSIIVDSRWTVVRDEKKNLKSILVVNTDITLAKQLETERLQSQRLEIIGSLASGISHDLNNILTPILGMAQLLPRKLPHADEQIQQMFKIIEINAQRGASLLRQILTFSRGFTPKQDPILVDSLLSDITHLAQETFPKSITIDNFIPPNLWAIRGDTTQIHQVLMNLCLNGRDAMPDGGNLTLTAQNMVIDECYTSMETNAQPGLYVVITVSDTGVGIPEPIKKRIFEPFFSSKELGKGTGLGLSIVMNIVKNHGGFIKVLSEPGKGSQFQVFLPAVNISLSSAKKNIDLPKGNGALILVVDDEANINQTTKHLLNTFGYQVLTANNGIEALALYAQYHDKIEAILMDMIMPSMDGITAIRTLQKINPQVKIIATSGLSSIEESADIFDDNVKAFLHKPYTSQDLLTTLYKVLSN from the coding sequence ATGGATATTAAGAACTTTGAGCAACAAATTCAAAAGGCACACTATCGCTGGCAGAATCTGCAAAAGAGTGCTGAAGAATCATCAGAACCGTCAACCCATTGGCAAACAGAAATTATCACCGAATTATCCATCGCCCTTGAAGAGTTACGAGTTGCTACAGAAGAATTACATGAGCAAAATGAACAATTAGATATTGCTCGTGAAGAAGCAGAAGAAGTCCGTCAACACTATCAAGATTTATTTGAATTTGCTCCTGACGGGTATATCGTCACCGATGAAAAAGGGGTAATTCAAGAAGCTAATGAGGTCGCTTCCCAGTTGCTTAATGTTCAGAAAAAATATTTATTTAATAAACCCATAGATATTTTTGTAGCTAGAATAGACCAAGATATTTTTAATAATCATTGGTCAAAAATACAAAAAACATTAAATAATTTAGGTAATTATCAACCCCAAAAATTTATAAAAAGTTGGGAAATGATCTTACAACCGCGACATCAAGACCCCTTCCCTGTAGCGGTTTCGGTTTCGGTTAGTGTCAATATAAAAGGGGAAATCATTAAACTGCGGTGGTTATTGCGGGATCTAACTCAACAGAAAAAAACTCAAGAACAACTGAGCGAACAAGCTGCCTTACTTAATGTCGTGAGTGATGCTATTATAGTCTATAATCTTCATGATCAAATCGTCTTTTGGAATCGATCTGCCCAGGATTTATACGGGTGGACAGCCCAAGAAATAGAAGGTAAAAATATTTCCCTAATTTTATCGGCAGACTCTCAACAAAAATTAGCCCAAATCTATCAAAGTTTGTTTAAACAAGGGGAGTGGAAAGGAGAATTAAATCAAATCAAGAGAACGGGTAAATCGATTATTGTAGACAGTCGTTGGACAGTAGTTCGGGATGAGAAAAAAAATCTGAAATCTATTCTCGTTGTCAATACCGATATTACCCTAGCCAAACAATTAGAAACGGAACGACTGCAAAGCCAACGGTTAGAAATTATTGGCTCTCTCGCTAGTGGGATTTCTCATGATTTAAATAATATTTTGACCCCAATTTTAGGCATGGCTCAACTTTTACCCCGAAAACTCCCCCATGCTGACGAACAAATTCAGCAAATGTTTAAAATTATCGAAATTAATGCCCAACGGGGAGCAAGTTTACTCAGACAAATTTTGACCTTTTCTCGTGGATTTACCCCCAAACAAGACCCTATTTTAGTCGATTCTCTGCTTTCAGACATCACACATTTAGCTCAAGAAACCTTTCCTAAATCTATTACCATTGATAACTTTATACCCCCTAACCTTTGGGCAATTCGGGGAGATACTACCCAAATTCATCAAGTATTAATGAATCTTTGCTTAAATGGGCGGGATGCCATGCCTGATGGGGGAAATTTAACCCTTACTGCCCAAAATATGGTCATTGATGAATGTTATACCAGTATGGAAACTAATGCTCAACCGGGCTTGTATGTTGTGATTACCGTCTCAGATACAGGAGTGGGTATTCCAGAACCGATAAAAAAGCGAATTTTTGAGCCATTTTTCAGTAGTAAAGAACTCGGTAAGGGAACAGGTTTAGGGCTTTCTATTGTCATGAATATTGTTAAAAATCATGGCGGGTTTATCAAAGTTTTGAGTGAACCCGGAAAAGGATCACAGTTTCAGGTTTTTTTACCCGCAGTCAACATCAGCTTATCATCTGCAAAAAAGAACATAGACTTACCTAAAGGAAACGGAGCATTAATTTTAGTGGTGGATGATGAAGCCAATATTAACCAAACCACTAAACATTTACTTAATACCTTTGGTTATCAAGTTTTAACCGCCAATAACGGCATAGAAGCCCTCGCCCTCTACGCTCAATATCATGATAAAATAGAGGCCATTTTAATGGACATGATCATGCCCTCAATGGATGGAATAACCGCTATCCGCACTCTACAAAAAATTAATCCCCAAGTCAAAATTATTGCCACCAGTGGACTCAGTTCTATTGAGGAATCTGCCGACATTTTCGATGATAATGTCAAAGCCTTTTTGCACAAGCCTTACACCTCACAAGATTTATTAACCACTTTATATAAAGTTCTTTCTAATTAA
- a CDS encoding pyridoxal phosphate-dependent aminotransferase translates to MPRFNSRMETVQSPIIPVIGQLIRENPGTISLGQGVVSYGPPEKAIAAIPEFFLNLENHKYKTVIGISPLREIIAEKLSQENGISITPNNAVVVTAGGNMGFMNAILAITSPGDEIIINTPYYFNHEMAIMMADCRPILVNTDDTYQLRPEAIEAAITAKTKAVVTISPNNPTGAVYPEETLRRVNEICRHHNIYHIHDEAYEYFTYNGISHFSPASIPESEPYTISLYSLSKAYGFASWRIGYMVIPDHLLEPINKIQDTILICPPVISQYAALGALKTGKSYCQEHLPNIIAVRDIVLTSLQELQDRCTLAPADGAFYCFLKVHTNLEDFELVKTLIQTYKVAVLPGMTFGTQNGCYLRLAYGALKKDTAKEGIGRLVEGIKTIVK, encoded by the coding sequence ATGCCAAGATTCAATTCCCGCATGGAGACGGTACAGTCCCCGATTATTCCCGTCATTGGGCAACTGATTCGTGAAAATCCAGGTACAATCTCTCTAGGACAGGGAGTCGTTTCCTACGGGCCCCCAGAAAAAGCGATCGCTGCTATTCCTGAATTTTTTCTCAATTTAGAAAATCACAAATATAAAACCGTCATCGGGATTTCTCCGTTACGAGAAATTATTGCCGAGAAATTAAGCCAAGAAAACGGTATTTCCATTACGCCTAATAATGCTGTTGTTGTCACCGCCGGCGGAAATATGGGCTTTATGAATGCCATTTTAGCCATCACCTCACCGGGGGATGAAATAATTATTAATACCCCCTATTATTTCAATCATGAAATGGCGATTATGATGGCCGATTGTCGCCCTATTTTAGTCAATACAGACGACACTTATCAACTCCGCCCAGAAGCCATAGAAGCCGCTATTACGGCCAAAACCAAAGCGGTTGTGACCATTTCTCCTAATAATCCTACCGGCGCAGTTTACCCCGAAGAAACCTTACGGCGAGTGAACGAAATTTGTCGTCATCATAACATTTATCATATTCATGATGAAGCCTATGAATATTTTACCTATAATGGCATTTCCCATTTTTCCCCGGCTTCAATTCCTGAGAGTGAACCTTATACCATTTCCCTCTATAGTCTGTCTAAAGCCTATGGGTTTGCTAGTTGGCGTATTGGGTATATGGTGATCCCCGATCATTTATTAGAACCCATTAATAAAATTCAAGATACCATTTTAATTTGTCCTCCCGTTATTTCCCAATATGCAGCGTTAGGGGCCTTAAAAACCGGCAAAAGTTACTGTCAAGAACATCTTCCTAATATTATTGCTGTTCGAGACATTGTCTTAACCTCGCTGCAAGAACTTCAAGATAGATGTACCCTTGCCCCGGCGGATGGGGCTTTTTACTGCTTTTTAAAAGTTCATACTAATTTAGAAGATTTTGAGCTAGTCAAAACCCTGATTCAAACCTATAAAGTCGCGGTTTTGCCGGGGATGACTTTTGGCACTCAAAACGGGTGTTATCTTCGTCTCGCTTATGGCGCGTTGAAAAAAGACACCGCTAAAGAAGGTATCGGCAGATTAGTCGAAGGAATAAAAACCATTGTCAAATAA
- a CDS encoding helix-turn-helix domain-containing protein: MREDSFVQMLDQFRKNLEELYKNAGAKDTLTAEETDQLLSAAYKELGTASEELQVTLEELVIKSEELALIQQRLEEERQHYKALFEFLPNAYLITDAKGHILQANQSSAALFNVEPRFLLSKPLDIFLPQLERQRLMTKLIELSKFGQQQNWTFQLQPRNGNLVNIAAMIAPTYSNEGKLTALHWSLRQLNKDHSPHCPSNNGNGSLIQENSHYSYQQGDIIPLHPDRLWIVSKGWVKLTTFTEQGEEILIGLVGESMPFGSSLTALPTYQATVLSQNVELVSYPLSGMYHSCDFLQTIVPLIIARLRQTEYLLAIGGIRQVNERVNYLLKWLRENYTEKVPGGDRLRVRLTHQELANACGTTRVTITRFLSQLKKQGKIIYDNRHHIVFLSNAINNGGKSLTSY; encoded by the coding sequence ATGAGAGAAGATTCTTTTGTTCAAATGCTAGATCAGTTCCGCAAAAATTTAGAAGAACTCTATAAAAATGCCGGTGCTAAAGATACTCTGACTGCCGAAGAAACTGATCAGTTATTATCCGCCGCTTATAAAGAACTGGGGACAGCCTCAGAAGAATTACAAGTCACCCTTGAGGAGCTAGTGATTAAATCTGAGGAATTAGCCCTGATTCAACAGCGTTTAGAAGAAGAACGTCAGCACTATAAAGCCCTCTTTGAGTTTTTACCTAATGCTTACCTAATTACTGATGCTAAAGGGCATATCTTACAGGCTAATCAATCCTCTGCGGCTTTATTTAATGTAGAACCCAGGTTTTTATTGAGTAAACCCTTAGATATTTTTCTTCCTCAACTAGAACGTCAACGGTTGATGACGAAATTAATCGAACTCTCTAAATTTGGACAGCAACAAAATTGGACGTTTCAACTTCAGCCTCGGAATGGAAATCTGGTCAATATTGCGGCCATGATTGCCCCAACTTACAGTAATGAGGGTAAGCTGACGGCTTTACATTGGAGTCTGCGCCAGCTAAACAAAGATCATTCCCCTCACTGTCCCTCAAACAACGGGAATGGCAGTCTGATTCAAGAAAATTCTCATTATAGTTATCAACAGGGAGACATAATCCCTTTACATCCCGATCGTCTGTGGATCGTTTCTAAGGGTTGGGTGAAGCTGACAACTTTTACCGAACAGGGGGAAGAGATTCTCATTGGGTTAGTGGGGGAATCTATGCCCTTTGGTTCTAGTTTAACGGCTTTGCCAACCTATCAAGCTACGGTTTTATCTCAAAACGTTGAGTTAGTCTCTTATCCTCTCTCTGGGATGTATCATTCCTGTGATTTTTTACAAACGATTGTTCCTTTAATTATCGCTCGCTTACGGCAAACGGAATATCTGTTAGCGATTGGGGGAATTAGACAAGTTAATGAACGAGTGAATTATTTATTAAAGTGGCTCAGAGAGAATTATACTGAAAAAGTTCCTGGGGGCGATCGCTTGCGAGTGCGTTTGACTCATCAAGAATTAGCCAATGCTTGCGGAACGACGAGAGTCACCATTACTCGTTTTTTAAGTCAGTTAAAGAAACAAGGGAAGATTATCTATGATAATAGACATCATATTGTTTTCCTCTCAAATGCAATCAACAATGGAGGTAAATCATTAACAAGTTATTAG
- a CDS encoding DUF7219 family protein, giving the protein MKQPKNHQPHLQSFLYPKHHYRGKWTANTFLFNANLQEFSQKINYLSNLVANGKLSPEDAYQSIENLYQQLELSKQNLEL; this is encoded by the coding sequence ATGAAACAACCGAAAAATCATCAACCCCATTTACAATCTTTTTTATATCCAAAACACCATTATCGAGGTAAATGGACGGCTAATACTTTTCTCTTTAATGCTAATTTACAAGAGTTTAGCCAAAAAATCAACTATCTTTCTAACTTGGTGGCCAATGGAAAACTATCTCCTGAAGATGCTTATCAAAGTATAGAAAATCTTTACCAGCAATTAGAGTTATCAAAGCAAAATTTAGAATTATAG